The genomic stretch ATAAAAACGTCAGCGATCTGCTGGCGTTTTTTTTTGTCTAAAGATACTCTCTAGCGTTTAACGCTTGGGTCATGCCGAATGATCGCGTTATACTTCATCGAAACTATTACATTAGGTGGTCAGATGCGCCAAGTCATTTGCTACATCAGTATCTTAGCGACGGGTCTTGCTCTTGCAAGTTGTGGACAGTCAGGTGCTTTGCACTTGCCGAATGATCCGAATTACGACAAGCGTGCCAAGTATCTGTTATACAAAAATACTGAAACTGAGCCTAAAGCGTCCGATGAAGAACGCGAGGCACCTGTGCAACAACAGTTTGCTGCACCTACCGATTCAGACGTTAAAACCACTCCATAACGCTTTCACAGAAAGGATACCTTCATGAGTTTCACCCGCATTAATGGGGTATTGCACGCTGAGCAATGTTCATTACAACAGCTCGCGGAGCAATTCGGCACACCACTCTATGTTTATTCTAAAGCCACTTTGGAAAAGCATTTTTTAGATATGGACCGTGCTTTTGATTTTATCGACCATCAAATCTGTTTTGCGGTAAAGTCCAACTCTAATCTTGCGGTATTGAATGTATTGGCCAAACAGGGTGCCGGTTTTGATATT from Acinetobacter lwoffii encodes the following:
- the lptM gene encoding LPS translocon maturation chaperone LptM, whose product is MRQVICYISILATGLALASCGQSGALHLPNDPNYDKRAKYLLYKNTETEPKASDEEREAPVQQQFAAPTDSDVKTTP